In Haliscomenobacter hydrossis DSM 1100, the DNA window TTCGAGCAAGCCCTGGGCGATGAGGTCTAGGGTCATTTTTTCATCCTGATCTTTGGGCAAATCATCGGGAAAGACGCGCACGTTGGGGCAATTGAGTTGCTGCGCCAAATCGATGAAGCGGCGGGCATCGTCCAGTTGTTTTTTGCGTTTGCTGGGGTCGGCGTGGTGCATTTGGGCGGAGGCACCCAGGTCGACAATGCGGAGTTGGTTCGATTCCACCAATTGTTTGCTGGCTGCCAAGCGTGCCGGGGTGCTGAATTCGGGACAAAGTGGCAAGTCCAATTGCCCCTGGATGCCCCGGATTTCGATGCCCTGGTAGCCGTTGTCGACTGCACATTTGACGATGGTTTCAAAGGACCATTTGGGGCAACCCAAGGTGGAGAAGGCCAGTTTGGGTTGGTATTTTTTGGCCGAAAAAGAAAAATCACCCAAGGCCAGGCCCAAGAGGGCGGGCGTGGTGTGGAGGAATGCGCGGCGGGTAAATTTTTTCATGTTCAATTGGTCTGCTTTGAGCTAAAAATACAAGGTTTTACAAACTCCTGAGAGCATATCTAAAGCAATTGTGCTTTTCTACTTTCCGGCAATCAATTTTAAGACAAATTCCATTTCAAGGTCTTTTTTATTGATCCAATCTGCTACGCTGGGGTGTAGAATGTAATGGGGGATGGTTCCACGACCGACGTTTGTTTTTGGATCAACC includes these proteins:
- a CDS encoding sugar phosphate isomerase/epimerase family protein — encoded protein: MKKFTRRAFLHTTPALLGLALGDFSFSAKKYQPKLAFSTLGCPKWSFETIVKCAVDNGYQGIEIRGIQGQLDLPLCPEFSTPARLAASKQLVESNQLRIVDLGASAQMHHADPSKRKKQLDDARRFIDLAQQLNCPNVRVFPDDLPKDQDEKMTLDLIAQGLLELGNHAKGSGVKILLESHGKVVSTDRLLSIMRAAEHPQVGLIWDVYNMWSVTKEAPKMVHQKLKKYICHVHLKDARQVVDKHEYVLLGEGEAPLTEAIRALTKDKFAGYYSFEWEKMWHPEIAEPEVAIPHYAQAVKGYF